In Candidatus Kapaibacterium sp., one genomic interval encodes:
- a CDS encoding chloride channel protein, which yields MNKIRVWIRYIYLQSSRQASHWLEHLQTTEHLFMIAMAVIIGVVCGFGAVGIKYLVDLISGIAFGHGGNLLERISNTPWYMLLLIPTIGGLIVGPITHFLAPEARGHGVPEVMQAILTKGGVIRPVVALVKSFTAAITIGTGGSVGKEGPIVQIGASIGSTIGQFFRVPTRRMKTLVGCGSAAGIAAVFNVPVAGALFAIEVILLDFSVKQFAPIVISSVIATTIAHAFVGNFAEFYIPPIIMHSNIEIVYYFVLGALCGLISFLMIKVLYFSDDFFEEKVKIPPYLKPAIGGFIVGIIGIYFPQVMGVGNDMINISINNQAIWYIAFALIFLKIIATSITLGSGGSGGTLSPALFVGAVLGAFFGSVMNFIAPETTAQSGSYALVAMGGLIAGTVRAPLTAIILVFELTKESSSILPLMIVCTISLILSSKLSRESIYTLRLVMNKIQIKNYAETNVMKTILAKDVYSTTFISIPENYTFEQIVKIMMQDEVQSISVHDLSGNFMGMISINNIKDALFDHESLNFVIIAGDIADKNVQRVALHESCMNIIDKMGKCNHDILPVMDNKNLNKQIGIIYRREINDLYSREIEKIEMTSDLAQKITKMNVDNDVQFIEGHVIAEIKVPNKFVGRTIGGLKIRNVYDVDIISIKTDTGTEQKIKAVPKADYVLTSNDYLIIAGEIEKVNKLKNLI from the coding sequence ATGAACAAAATAAGAGTTTGGATCCGTTATATATATTTGCAATCATCGCGACAAGCCTCGCATTGGTTGGAGCATCTACAGACTACCGAGCATTTGTTTATGATAGCAATGGCAGTTATCATCGGTGTAGTTTGTGGCTTTGGAGCGGTTGGAATCAAATATTTAGTTGATTTGATTTCCGGAATAGCCTTTGGGCATGGTGGAAATCTATTAGAGCGAATATCCAACACACCATGGTACATGTTACTCCTAATACCTACAATCGGTGGATTGATAGTTGGACCAATCACGCATTTCTTAGCGCCCGAAGCACGCGGTCACGGTGTACCTGAAGTTATGCAGGCAATATTGACCAAAGGTGGCGTAATCAGACCTGTAGTTGCACTTGTCAAATCATTTACCGCAGCAATCACAATCGGTACCGGCGGTTCGGTCGGAAAAGAAGGTCCAATCGTGCAAATCGGTGCATCAATCGGCTCCACAATCGGGCAATTTTTTAGAGTGCCCACTCGTAGAATGAAAACATTGGTCGGATGCGGTTCAGCAGCAGGTATAGCGGCGGTATTTAACGTTCCGGTTGCAGGAGCCTTATTCGCAATTGAAGTCATATTGCTTGATTTTTCGGTCAAACAATTTGCTCCGATTGTGATTTCATCAGTAATTGCAACTACAATTGCACACGCATTTGTAGGGAATTTTGCCGAATTCTATATCCCGCCTATTATCATGCACAGCAATATTGAAATAGTTTATTACTTCGTTTTGGGTGCTTTGTGTGGATTAATCTCATTTTTGATGATTAAAGTTTTATATTTTTCGGATGATTTTTTTGAAGAAAAGGTGAAAATCCCGCCATATTTAAAACCTGCGATTGGTGGGTTCATAGTTGGTATAATTGGGATTTATTTCCCCCAAGTTATGGGTGTTGGAAACGATATGATAAATATCTCTATCAACAATCAAGCTATTTGGTACATCGCATTTGCTTTGATTTTCTTGAAAATTATTGCAACGTCAATCACTCTCGGCTCAGGCGGTTCAGGTGGCACTCTTTCACCGGCTCTTTTTGTTGGTGCGGTACTCGGTGCATTCTTTGGGTCGGTAATGAATTTCATTGCACCCGAAACGACAGCTCAGTCCGGCTCGTATGCTTTGGTTGCTATGGGTGGACTTATTGCTGGAACTGTGCGAGCGCCACTCACAGCAATAATTTTAGTATTTGAATTGACTAAAGAATCATCATCCATTTTACCCTTGATGATTGTTTGTACAATTAGTTTAATACTGTCTTCAAAGCTTTCGCGAGAATCAATTTACACTCTGCGTCTTGTGATGAATAAAATCCAAATCAAAAATTATGCTGAAACGAATGTAATGAAAACCATTCTCGCAAAGGATGTGTATTCGACTACATTCATCTCAATACCCGAAAACTACACATTCGAGCAGATTGTGAAAATTATGATGCAAGATGAAGTACAATCAATCTCGGTGCATGATTTGAGCGGAAATTTCATGGGTATGATTTCAATCAACAACATAAAAGATGCACTTTTTGACCACGAAAGTCTGAATTTTGTCATCATCGCCGGAGACATTGCTGATAAGAATGTCCAGAGAGTTGCATTGCATGAAAGTTGCATGAATATTATCGACAAAATGGGCAAATGCAATCATGACATTTTACCCGTTATGGATAATAAGAATTTAAACAAACAAATCGGAATCATTTATCGCCGCGAAATTAATGACTTATACTCGAGAGAAATCGAAAAAATTGAAATGACTTCAGATTTGGCACAAAAAATCACAAAAATGAATGTGGATAATGACGTCCAATTCATCGAGGGGCACGTAATTGCCGAAATCAAAGTCCCCAATAAATTCGTTGGCAGAACAATCGGTGGACTGAAAATCCGAAACGTTTACGATGTGGACATCATATCAATCAAAACTGATACCGGAACCGAACAAAAAATCAAGGCTGTACCCAAAGCCGATTACGTCTTGACTTCGAATGATTACCTTATCATAGCTGGTGAAATCGAAAAAGTGAACAAATTGAAAAACTTGATTTAA
- a CDS encoding FKBP-type peptidyl-prolyl cis-trans isomerase has product MKFLMKTLVFGFFMFAVYACGEQNERPQATEPKDLNLPKPDSLVDQFSYVQGYEFGFFQSFDSVVLNFDYFMQGYWDAFNKKDAMFNQDSLEFIKQSWMQRIQEQRDAKLEVTRKKMEEVGKEVLERDQKFMMDIRQKEGMITRPSGLVYKIIQQGKGPVPTNDDFIKMHFVQKLTDGKIIDSTYKGNPFDLPVQAVYPGWNEALRMMPVGSIWELYVPPHLAFRDMGLGDIIPPHSAIILRIELISILEGEELQKAVHHFMQIISAEWRSTRWSRRTRWSSIRVVLLPGGMR; this is encoded by the coding sequence ATGAAATTTTTAATGAAAACACTTGTGTTTGGTTTTTTTATGTTTGCTGTTTATGCTTGTGGTGAGCAAAACGAAAGACCTCAAGCTACAGAACCTAAGGACCTAAATCTACCAAAGCCTGATTCACTTGTAGATCAGTTTAGTTATGTTCAAGGTTATGAATTTGGATTTTTCCAAAGTTTCGATTCAGTAGTATTAAATTTTGATTATTTCATGCAAGGTTATTGGGATGCCTTCAATAAGAAAGATGCTATGTTTAATCAAGATTCACTCGAATTTATAAAACAATCTTGGATGCAGAGAATACAAGAACAACGGGACGCTAAACTTGAAGTAACTCGTAAAAAAATGGAGGAAGTTGGTAAAGAAGTACTTGAAAGAGACCAAAAATTCATGATGGATATTAGACAGAAAGAAGGAATGATTACCAGACCAAGTGGTTTAGTTTACAAAATCATTCAACAAGGCAAAGGTCCGGTGCCAACAAATGATGACTTTATCAAAATGCACTTTGTACAGAAGTTGACTGATGGAAAAATTATTGATAGCACTTACAAAGGAAATCCTTTTGATTTGCCTGTTCAGGCTGTTTATCCGGGTTGGAATGAAGCATTGAGAATGATGCCTGTAGGTTCTATTTGGGAACTATACGTCCCACCACATTTAGCATTTCGCGACATGGGTCTTGGAGATATTATTCCTCCTCATTCAGCTATTATTTTGAGAATAGAGCTTATAAGCATTCTTGAAGGTGAAGAATTGCAAAAAGCAGTTCATCATTTTATGCAAATAATCTCAGCAGAGTGGCGGTCAACCAGGTGGTCCCGGCGGACCCGGTGGTCCTCCATCAGGGTGGTCCTCCTCCCTGGAGGAATGAGATAA
- a CDS encoding lysophospholipid acyltransferase family protein — protein sequence MKEIDIKQLIESKAPEFFEKKPPFVNQFILFALTKLLKLKEINEFIRNNQNNIGLDFINSLFNTLGFSYKISESDKNKIPAEGRLVIVSNHPLGGLDGLALVKAIREVRPDARIVANDLLMKVENLSDVFLPLDIYSISSQRTQIATIEQALLNEEAVIIFPSGKVSRLSFKGIRDRKWYNGATKFSTKMSAPILPIFIKGRNTMLFYLSALIHDRLGMLMLPGELFRHRRKAISIFVGEIIPAKSFSLLKPKVLAKLLLQHTYKLGAGKVGNFKTDKTVIHPVEPSLVEKELKNSELLGSTFDDKRIYLVDYSKAQNVMKEISRLRELTFRKVGEGTGKICDIDIYDFFYKHIILWDDEHLDIVGSYRLGIGSEIIRKFDKRGLYNSSLFSLNEGTDNFLSQSIEVGRSFIQQKYWNSNALDLIWQGMVAFIIRNPEIRYAWGAVSISDSYSGFAKGLITSYYKKWYGGNIEWATPIYEYEISDNIMKEVEAILTADNYIDDFKNLKEALRIMNLSVPILLRRYTELCEYGGATIINWCVNVNFNNSIDGLIVLDLTMMKEEAKKRLYNQKSFVKK from the coding sequence GTGAAAGAAATTGATATAAAGCAATTGATTGAATCAAAGGCGCCGGAGTTTTTTGAAAAGAAACCGCCTTTTGTTAATCAGTTCATCTTATTCGCCCTGACAAAATTACTGAAACTCAAGGAAATCAATGAATTTATCCGCAATAATCAAAATAATATCGGCTTAGATTTCATAAATTCATTATTTAATACCTTAGGTTTTAGCTATAAAATATCCGAGAGCGACAAGAATAAAATACCCGCAGAAGGCAGACTTGTCATTGTTTCCAATCATCCGCTCGGTGGATTGGACGGACTTGCACTCGTAAAAGCAATTCGCGAAGTTCGCCCCGATGCACGAATCGTCGCCAATGATTTGTTGATGAAAGTCGAAAATTTGAGTGATGTTTTCTTACCGTTAGATATATACTCCATCTCAAGCCAAAGAACTCAAATCGCCACTATTGAACAGGCGCTGTTAAACGAGGAAGCTGTCATTATTTTTCCGTCAGGAAAAGTGTCTCGATTGTCTTTCAAAGGCATTCGTGACCGGAAATGGTACAATGGAGCTACCAAGTTTAGCACAAAAATGTCCGCACCAATTCTCCCGATATTTATCAAAGGCAGAAACACGATGCTGTTTTATTTGTCTGCACTTATCCATGATAGGCTTGGCATGTTGATGCTTCCGGGCGAACTTTTTCGACACCGTCGGAAAGCTATTTCGATATTTGTAGGCGAGATAATTCCTGCAAAATCATTTAGCTTACTAAAACCAAAGGTGCTGGCAAAACTTTTACTCCAACATACTTACAAGTTGGGGGCAGGCAAAGTCGGAAATTTTAAGACCGACAAGACTGTGATTCATCCTGTTGAACCCAGTCTTGTTGAAAAAGAACTCAAAAATAGCGAATTACTCGGCTCGACTTTCGATGATAAGCGAATCTATCTCGTTGATTATTCAAAAGCTCAAAATGTTATGAAAGAGATTTCGCGTTTGCGAGAGCTTACTTTCCGTAAAGTTGGCGAAGGAACCGGCAAAATATGCGATATAGACATCTATGATTTTTTCTACAAACACATTATTCTTTGGGATGATGAACATTTAGATATAGTTGGTTCGTACCGACTCGGTATAGGGTCGGAGATTATCCGTAAATTCGATAAAAGAGGACTCTACAATAGTTCTCTTTTTAGTTTGAACGAAGGCACTGATAACTTTCTGAGCCAATCTATCGAAGTCGGCAGGAGTTTTATCCAACAAAAGTATTGGAATAGCAACGCACTCGACTTGATTTGGCAGGGCATGGTGGCTTTCATTATCAGGAATCCCGAAATCAGATATGCCTGGGGTGCAGTATCAATAAGCGACTCTTATTCCGGATTTGCTAAGGGACTAATTACATCATATTACAAAAAATGGTATGGTGGCAATATTGAGTGGGCTACACCCATATACGAGTACGAAATATCCGACAACATTATGAAAGAAGTCGAAGCCATTTTAACTGCTGATAACTATATTGATGATTTTAAAAATCTCAAAGAAGCACTTCGCATCATGAATTTATCAGTTCCGATTTTGTTACGTCGTTATACAGAATTGTGCGAATACGGCGGTGCAACAATTATCAATTGGTGCGTTAATGTAAACTTCAACAATTCCATAGACGGACTGATTGTATTAGATTTGACTATGATGAAAGAAGAGGCAAAAAAGCGTCTTTACAACCAAAAAAGTTTTGTAAAAAAATAA
- a CDS encoding glycosyltransferase family 9 protein produces MKFENAQNIAVVRTDKLGDMVLTLPLVKAIKSNFPDKTVSVIAQSYCKPLLMNTEYIDKCFYIDEFDNGIKEIFRLEKFDAAFFPRPVFDEVLAAFTSGIKLRIGSAYRAYSILFNHKVRDHRKVSKFHEAQYNVRMLESITGEKYKTELIRPMIDDIASQKIQNLLQNSQDKVKIIIHPGSGGSARDLPIEKLIDGLEAFANVTKFQFIITGIASESKICDDVHQNLAQSLNFCGKLNLEEMIALIEFSDGMIANSTGVLHIAASLGKRIIGFYPNSPHISQKRWGPYGTESVIINPPIDKNTQLSDDMSKIDSKKITEAVNKLFGKD; encoded by the coding sequence ATGAAGTTTGAAAATGCTCAAAATATTGCGGTCGTCAGAACTGATAAACTTGGCGACATGGTGCTCACTTTACCTTTGGTGAAGGCGATTAAGTCGAATTTCCCTGATAAGACTGTATCAGTCATAGCCCAAAGCTATTGCAAGCCATTGCTGATGAATACGGAATACATTGACAAATGCTTTTATATTGATGAATTCGACAATGGAATAAAAGAAATTTTTAGACTTGAAAAATTTGACGCTGCTTTTTTTCCGAGACCGGTTTTTGATGAAGTGCTTGCAGCATTTACAAGCGGTATCAAACTTAGAATCGGGTCTGCGTATCGTGCCTATTCGATTTTATTCAACCACAAAGTCCGTGACCATCGAAAAGTATCGAAATTTCACGAAGCACAGTATAATGTGAGAATGTTAGAATCTATAACCGGAGAGAAATATAAAACTGAGCTAATCAGACCGATGATTGATGATATTGCGAGTCAAAAGATTCAAAATTTGCTTCAAAATTCGCAAGATAAAGTAAAAATCATCATTCATCCAGGCAGTGGCGGTTCTGCTCGAGATTTGCCGATTGAAAAATTAATAGACGGCTTAGAAGCGTTCGCAAACGTAACAAAATTCCAATTCATAATAACGGGAATTGCCTCGGAAAGCAAGATTTGCGATGATGTGCATCAAAATTTAGCTCAATCACTAAATTTTTGCGGAAAATTAAATTTAGAAGAAATGATTGCACTCATCGAATTTAGCGACGGTATGATAGCAAATTCTACCGGAGTATTGCACATAGCGGCTTCGCTCGGTAAACGAATAATCGGATTTTACCCCAATTCACCTCATATCAGTCAAAAGCGATGGGGACCCTATGGCACAGAATCCGTTATCATCAATCCACCAATTGACAAGAATACGCAGCTATCAGACGATATGAGCAAGATTGACAGCAAAAAAATCACTGAAGCAGTGAATAAGCTCTTTGGTAAAGATTAA
- a CDS encoding lysophospholipid acyltransferase family protein, whose product MKEIDIKQLIESKSSDFFEKKPAFVNKFILFALAKFLKLNEINKFIRENHSVHGIEFINRLFDTLGFSYRISERDKRKIPAEGKVIIVANHPLGGLDGLALVKAVREVRSDVRIVANDLLMKVENLSEVFLPLDVYSISGQKSQIAAIEQALLNEEAVIIFPSGKVSRLTMQGIRDLKWRNGATKFSTKMSAPILPIFIQGRNTLLFYLSALIHDKLGMFMLPSELFRHKDKIITMIVGDLIPANSFKSLKPKVQAKLLLQHTYKIGTNKTGNFVTEKTVIHPVDTRLIKKELQNNELLGYTFDGKKIYLVDYANANNVLKEISRLREVTFRKVGEGTGKTYDMDIYDLYYKHIVLWDEETLDIVGSYRLGITSEILDQFGKNGLYNSSQFALNDGFDEILTQSIEVGRSFIQQKYWKSNALDYIWQGIGAFLIRHPEIKYLWGAVSISDSYSDLAKGLIIGYYKKWYGGDKSWAEPVYEYVTPEKYLSEIASVLTANNHVDDFKNLKHALKNLNFSVPVLFRRYTELCEYGGSNFVSWCIDVNFNNSIDGLIILDMTKLKEDAKNRYYNQKSFVNKSNDRELEMAG is encoded by the coding sequence ATGAAAGAAATTGATATAAAGCAATTGATAGAATCAAAGTCATCAGACTTCTTTGAAAAGAAACCTGCTTTTGTGAATAAATTTATACTGTTTGCATTGGCGAAGTTCTTGAAATTGAATGAAATAAATAAATTTATTCGCGAGAATCATAGTGTTCATGGAATTGAATTCATCAATCGCTTGTTTGATACATTGGGATTTAGCTATCGAATTTCCGAACGCGACAAGCGTAAAATACCGGCTGAAGGCAAAGTTATCATCGTTGCCAATCATCCTCTTGGAGGTTTAGATGGTTTGGCTCTCGTCAAAGCAGTACGTGAAGTTCGCTCCGATGTCCGCATCGTAGCCAATGATTTGCTGATGAAAGTCGAAAACCTATCTGAAGTTTTTCTACCCTTAGATGTCTATTCAATTTCGGGGCAGAAATCCCAAATTGCAGCAATCGAGCAAGCATTATTAAACGAAGAAGCCGTGATAATCTTCCCTTCCGGCAAAGTATCACGTCTGACAATGCAAGGCATTCGTGATTTGAAATGGCGAAATGGCGCCACTAAGTTCAGTACCAAAATGTCCGCTCCAATATTGCCGATTTTTATCCAAGGCAGAAATACACTCTTGTTCTATTTATCGGCACTCATCCACGATAAACTCGGCATGTTCATGTTGCCAAGCGAATTATTCCGTCATAAGGACAAAATCATCACAATGATTGTCGGGGATTTGATTCCTGCCAATTCCTTTAAATCGCTCAAACCAAAAGTCCAAGCAAAATTGTTGCTGCAGCATACCTATAAGATTGGTACAAACAAAACCGGCAATTTTGTGACTGAAAAGACCGTCATTCACCCCGTTGATACCCGTTTAATCAAAAAAGAGCTTCAAAACAATGAACTTTTGGGATATACTTTCGACGGAAAGAAAATTTATCTCGTAGATTATGCCAATGCTAACAATGTTTTGAAAGAAATTTCGAGGTTGCGTGAAGTGACTTTCCGAAAAGTTGGCGAGGGGACAGGCAAAACTTATGATATGGATATTTATGATTTGTACTACAAACATATCGTGCTTTGGGATGAAGAGACTTTAGATATCGTTGGTTCGTACAGACTTGGCATCACTTCCGAAATTTTGGACCAATTTGGCAAAAACGGACTATACAACAGTTCGCAGTTCGCTTTAAATGATGGTTTTGATGAAATTTTAACCCAATCAATCGAAGTCGGCAGGAGTTTTATCCAACAAAAATATTGGAAAAGCAACGCCCTTGATTATATTTGGCAAGGAATTGGAGCCTTTCTCATTCGCCATCCCGAAATAAAGTATCTCTGGGGAGCCGTCTCGATAAGTGATTCTTATTCGGATTTGGCTAAGGGACTGATTATCGGGTACTACAAAAAGTGGTATGGCGGCGATAAATCATGGGCTGAACCTGTCTATGAATATGTCACACCGGAAAAATATCTGAGTGAAATCGCATCTGTACTGACCGCTAATAATCATGTTGATGATTTCAAAAATCTCAAACATGCACTAAAGAATTTGAATTTCTCAGTGCCGGTTTTGTTTAGACGCTATACCGAGCTATGCGAATACGGCGGCTCTAACTTTGTAAGTTGGTGCATTGATGTGAATTTCAATAATTCCATAGATGGTCTGATTATATTGGATATGACTAAGCTGAAGGAAGATGCAAAGAACCGTTACTACAACCAAAAAAGTTTCGTGAACAAATCTAATGATAGAGAGTTAGAAATGGCGGGCTAA
- the blaOXA gene encoding class D beta-lactamase has product MKYSLYFVILLLICSCSSKEEYRNDLLSILDSAAYSGCFMVYDINTEMTTFVNRERCFQRYSPASTFKIPNSLIALETMAVQSDKDTIRYNGIEKAIADWNRDHDLASAFKYSVVWYYKDIANRIGDSTMKIWLDTLTDYGTMVRASKIDEFWLDGSLKISADEQVKFLTKLYKNELPFSTRTVGIVKEMMMYNQDGNYIIRGKTGASIADNVGWFVGWVESKGNAQIFALNISVRDSMDNHFMRDRVEITYKFLRELNILK; this is encoded by the coding sequence ATGAAATATTCGCTATACTTCGTGATTTTACTGTTGATTTGTTCTTGCTCGAGCAAGGAGGAATATCGCAATGATTTGCTTAGCATTCTTGATTCGGCAGCTTATAGTGGCTGCTTTATGGTATATGACATAAATACGGAAATGACAACTTTTGTAAATCGTGAAAGATGTTTTCAGAGGTATTCTCCGGCTTCGACTTTCAAAATCCCAAATTCATTGATTGCCCTCGAAACAATGGCTGTTCAATCAGATAAAGATACAATTCGATACAACGGGATTGAAAAAGCAATTGCAGATTGGAATCGCGACCACGATTTGGCTTCTGCTTTCAAATATTCTGTTGTGTGGTATTATAAGGACATCGCAAATCGCATTGGTGACAGCACAATGAAAATTTGGCTCGATACTTTGACCGATTATGGCACTATGGTCAGAGCAAGTAAAATTGATGAGTTTTGGCTCGACGGCAGTCTGAAAATTAGCGCCGACGAGCAAGTAAAATTTTTGACAAAACTCTATAAGAATGAATTGCCATTTTCAACGAGAACTGTTGGCATTGTTAAGGAAATGATGATGTACAATCAAGACGGTAATTACATCATTCGTGGCAAAACAGGGGCTTCAATTGCAGATAATGTCGGCTGGTTTGTGGGTTGGGTAGAAAGCAAAGGTAATGCTCAAATTTTCGCCCTGAATATTTCAGTTCGAGATAGTATGGACAATCATTTTATGCGAGATAGAGTCGAAATTACGTATAAATTTCTTCGTGAACTGAATATCTTAAAATGA
- a CDS encoding glycosyltransferase family 2 protein has protein sequence MNSCQISVALISFNEENRISHTLESVAGLCSEIIIVDSGSTDNTVAIAESFGAKVYIEDWKGFAEQKNSALTKCTKDWVLFLDCDEVFTPALRFEIAGNLCLRQDINGYFINRRSVYCGKIMEYAWQPDKKLRLVRRNSNPKWVGDFVHENLIVDGKTDEMQGEMLHYSYDSMKTHFHKTVEYARLSAENYFERGRTVSFFNLIANPIFAFCNMYIRRGAFMDGKLGLVASFSMMGTFLKYAMLYEKKISSKVK, from the coding sequence ATGAACAGTTGCCAAATATCAGTTGCCTTAATTTCATTCAACGAAGAAAATCGAATCTCGCACACTTTGGAGAGTGTCGCGGGGCTATGCTCCGAGATTATTATTGTTGACAGCGGCTCGACTGATAATACTGTAGCAATTGCCGAGAGTTTTGGTGCAAAAGTTTATATTGAGGATTGGAAAGGATTTGCAGAGCAAAAAAATTCGGCGTTGACAAAATGTACCAAAGATTGGGTGCTTTTTTTAGATTGCGACGAAGTTTTTACTCCCGCGCTGCGTTTTGAAATTGCAGGAAATCTCTGTTTGCGACAAGACATTAACGGATATTTTATCAATCGGCGCTCAGTGTATTGTGGCAAAATCATGGAATACGCTTGGCAGCCGGATAAAAAATTACGCTTAGTCCGACGAAATTCAAATCCAAAGTGGGTCGGCGATTTTGTTCATGAAAATCTTATCGTTGACGGCAAAACAGACGAAATGCAAGGCGAAATGCTGCATTATTCGTATGATTCGATGAAAACGCACTTCCATAAAACTGTCGAATATGCGCGATTGTCTGCTGAAAATTATTTTGAGCGAGGAAGAACCGTTTCATTTTTCAATTTGATTGCCAATCCCATATTTGCTTTTTGTAACATGTATATACGTCGTGGAGCGTTCATGGATGGAAAGCTCGGCTTGGTTGCATCTTTTAGTATGATGGGAACATTTCTGAAGTATGCAATGTTGTACGAAAAGAAGATTAGTTCCAAAGTAAAATAA